In Drosophila subpulchrella strain 33 F10 #4 breed RU33 chromosome 4, RU_Dsub_v1.1 Primary Assembly, whole genome shotgun sequence, the genomic stretch tttaaaaaaaatttaaatgaagtTTGGTTCTTAATATCAGTACCCACCAAAACGCCAAAAAATCTgtcattttaaagttataaccaaataataatcaatattttgcaattcaaaatgcagcaaatcagctgttttcactaatacgccaccaagccgctagGGATGGACGCTATACACTAGGTGGCCCCAGAGGCTAGATGTGTTAGTAAAAAGCAAAGTTGCTTTAAGCATATCACCATTCCTCTGGCACTGGATTTAGCTAAGAAACGGGTTTCTCTTgtttaaaatgtacaaaaagCTAAATAAATTGGCGAAAAAATTAAAGCACCacttctataaaaatgcaGTTTAATTGAATTTCATACTTACCTTTGCTAGGAATTACTATCTTATGAACATTAACATTATAGAATGACTGATGACTTCCTTCATGAATCGTAttgaacttttttttaaaaaggagAAGTCATTTCGTTGCATCCTGCATGATAAATGGTTGTTGTGGTATTTTGTTGCTTAAATATGATGTTACTCATAAAAAGGAGCTCATTTTACCAAATTGATGTTTGGGATCAGTAGTTTGCATAAGTTTGAGTTAAACAATTTACGTGTTTTTGGGGATCCTTGGAAATCCTTcttttaaacttaaaatatgCTATTACGTGGACATCTATGgctaaataaaatgtaaagaCAAATCCACCTGATTTTGATTTATGTAAATCGTGTCTTCCTTTCGCCAGATAAAATAGTTTTAGTGTAAACGTGGATATTCGGCGAAAGAGTGGTGATATTGTCGAAATAGCTATAATAAATCTTAGAATCAATGTGCTTTGATATCAAGGGTGTACtgtgcatttaaaaaaaaaacgggggtgggcgtggccgggtTTATATAGAACGttccatatatttttttacaaccCAAATTTGCTTTTGCCCTCACATGATTTGGAGATGTAAAGTGAAAGTCAAAAGGGCACTTTCAATAGTCCAACCGTTCGAAAGTATGGATAATGTCGATAGtgacatacatttttttttgcacatcTGTGACtaatattaaaatactttttgattttttcagATATCCCTCCGTACACAAACAACATAGTGTCAGTGGTCGTCAAAAAAATTATGAACTAGACTTAGAGAGAGATCATGCGTTGCCCACATCTGCCCCCAACGCTGATATACtaaaaagtaataataatcCGACTTACCCAAATCCAAACCGCCATCATTCACATGATAGAGACCGACACAGGAATACCGTGCAGTATAATTCGACTCCGATACCATCTAGtaagttaacatttttttttactttttttttcttcaatGTAATGAATTTTTACAGTTCCCAACCTTTTGAAAAAATCAAATGGAGGACAACTACCAACAATACCAATGTACCCTGGTGATATTCCATCCTATTCCCCGCCGTCTCGAGCATTCTTTACACCGCCATTGCCGCCGGAGTATCAAAATCCCTTTGCCGACAAGCCTACCTTACGTGGTACCAATAATGAGGGTCTAATTGCAATTAATAGGCGTCCGATACCACCTCCTAGTTTGATGCCTAGTCAGGATCGGATCCCCATTCGACCACCAGATCTGGCTGGCAATAGTAACGATGCCATTGTTAATCCATTGGCGGATTTAAGTTACTCTAATTCTGGTTTAGATGAAAAACACTCTCTTGAATCAACTGTCTTTCACGGAACGGTGTCTGATGTGTCCACAACAGATCGTAAAAAAGCTCTCAATACACCGGCACGTGCCAGCGGCGAGGACCTTTTAAATGAAAAGACAACCAGGGTAAAGGGACAGGGGTCTCTTGAACCGGGTGCCAATGACCCTATTAAAAGACAAGAAGTTTTACCCAACATAAGACGTATTTTGGGATCGAATGGAAGGAACAGCGACATACCAGCAGTGTTGTTAAAGCAAGTAACTCAGCGACCCATAATAAACATGCGCAACCCGCCTTCTTCACCAATTGTACTGATTGAAAAGTCCTTAACGAACGAGGAAAACTCAGATGCTGATGGATCCTCCATGGTTAGTCCTAATATAAATCAGAGCAAGTACCAGCCTGGTCAGTTGGATTACTATGACAATGCTAATCAGACTACAGGAACCACACCATCAGCAGCTGCTGCCATTGGGGAAGTGTCGGCTACCTCATTTTCATACGCCACTACAAACGCGGGCCAGCCAGGACATACAGGAAAGAATACTGACGCTGTTAAGGGTTTGGTTCCGAACCTAGGCGATCGTGATGCTGTCGCCGCCTCAGCTGCAGCCGCTTCAGCACACAGTACATGGACCTGGGCCTGGAATATTCACATCTATCTGTCGGTTGTTCTGTTTACCATTTTATCGGTATATTCGCTTTACAAACTGCTGACCTATAACAAGCTTACACATTTGTTTGCACAGTCTTATTTTGTGTGCATCCATCTCATACTTATTGTGACCTGCATAATgcgaatattttttctttgtttcgATGCATACAACGTTCATGGTTCCTTTAATATATTTACCTCAGAACTCTTGCTGAATCTACCTTCGACATTCTTAACAGTAGCTTTCTCTGTACTTATATTGTTTCTCTTCCTCAAGTCTTTGAACCACAAAAACAATAGATATTCAGCTCTGATAAGGCCGCTAACAGTGGTTGTGGGCTGTGGCGTTCACGTTGTGCTTTGCATTACATTGCATTACGTTGAATCctatactttaaaaaatcatcatttatattttcaacaacagcagcaacagcagtaCTTTCGCAGGCAGCATCTTCATAATCAGCAAGGCCAAGGTATTGCTACAATGTCTCCTTCGGCAATTTTGCCTCCGCCTCCCCGAGTCTTGACCCTTATATGTcagataatttatatatttatatgtctGAGCTTGGGACTATTATATCTCTACTTGTATCGGATTTTAAAACGCATTCTTCGCAGCAAATCTCAAAACTATATACATGGTTATCAGAATTTATCCTACGCCATACACATTACGATTGCCACGGCTCTACTGTTTGTTCTACTTGCCGCCCTCCAAATATTCGGTGCCATATGTATTTCGTCATCTCGTCAAACTAATATATTAGATGTCGACTGGCTTCAATGGGGATATCAGTTCTCTCTACGTCTTATAGAGATAGCGATAATAACTTTAATTTCATGGGTAACCGGACTTAAAACCAGTGTCGGGCACGATACATTAAATGCTGTGAGTGGGGATGTTCGAATGGTCGGTTCCGGACCGGGACCTATGGGTGCGTATGGCCAGGATGGCGGTTCAACCAACAATGCCATCAGAGAAAAACATGTTGGAAACGGCACTGGCACACACAACTCAAATGTGACAAACTTCTTTCTGCCGTGCACATCAAGCTCTAGTCAGGAGCAGTTTGAAGGCGACTATCCAGCTATTTGCAACGCTAATACCAATCTTCACACATACACAATGCGCACGGGTAAACTTATATATGACGATAGCTATGCCCTGAATTCTATAGGGCCCTCAGCCACTGGATCTTCAAACAGTCGCCCCTGCGAGTATCAACTGCAGGAGCCTATGTACCAAAGGCCTTATGATACGGGTTCCATTGGAAGTGCTCTAAATGGTCAGAACGTAACAGATTATGGAAATAAAGCTCAGAACTACAAGCAACAACATCAATCACATCAATTGCACTTTCACGAGCAGCCCACCTATATGAGTACGGACTATATGACAGATGCTGCACCAGACCATTACGAAAATCCGAATTTCAATTTGCGCAACACTAACAGTACAAAAGCTGAACAAATGCAAAAGGAAATGTATGATAATAATGGAGTTGGTTCCACCTCAGGTTCTGGATCTTCACAGCACCAAGTGGTACTTTTGCAAAATGACAATTGCTATTCTGAGCCACTTGAACAGGAAAACAAAAGGTATGAATTTAACATCTTTGAGCGTCCTGTGTTTAAAGACAAATCAGCTCACAACATTCAGTCCAACACTGAGTGCTTTGAAGATCGTCAAAAGATAACAAACGGTCGAAAATGTGAAAGAAAGTTTGCTGGTAATGGTACGTTAGAACGTAATTTCTACGAAAACAAGAATCCCGAGCGCCGCAGTTCAAACTCAACAAATTCCTGCTCCTCATCCAATGGAGGAGGAGGGGGGCGATATGCAAGCTATAGTTCGTATGAGCGCGGATTCTTCAACGGCGTTTGTAAGAGTGGCACTTTGAGCAGTATTGCTGGTGGTGGAATAACATCGGGCGGAGCTGTTCCAGGTCGTAATCTAGAAGTACCAATTGTTTCTGCTGGAACTCAACGAATAATTGCCAATGGAGCACAGACGTTGGGTATATCGGATAGAGACAGAGCCCAGTACTATCAGAGAGCAAGTGGACGTACTTCGAATTTGAGGTCATTGCAGGATGGTACTGGAACTGACATGTTTAAAAGTATACCCATAAGGCAGCATCAACTACAACAGCTATCTTATAATCACAATTCGGAAGATGAAGAGGAAGAGGAGGAAGACGATATAATATCAGGAAGCAATGTAGAGTGTACAAACTTGATAAACAACGATACTGGTTCTGTCGTTATTGCCGATGACAGCGCTCCAGCTTCTATTTCCATAAACGGCAAAACGTCATCATATGCCAGCGCAGTAGCAACTAAAAATTTTTCGAATGACCCGCTTTTACATGCAAATGTGAACGCACACGCACAGTTGCATATTCAAAATACTGGAAAGCTTCGTTCTGAGTTGTGCACTGCTTCATCAGCTTCGGTTGCGTCTGCATCTTCGAACTCATGCACAACATCCAGTGCTTCTGATAGTATGTTAGTAGCAGATCAGGGCTTTCTTCGTTTTCGGTCCATAGAGGATCAAAATAGCGCCCAAAGTGGAAACAATGTAGAAGCCGAAAGGGCTGTTGTATCTTCCCTTCGTCTTAAAAGTTGCAGTGCGACTGTAAGTGGCATTGATTGCTAAGATTTTACGTCCCAGATACATAGCTTTGCATGTCATAACGATAACCATTTTGTTTCTGTAACTCACTATCAATCAAACACTGCATTGATTGCCCGTTTATGCCAATAAAAGTAGTTAAATCACCACTTTCTACTATCTTCAAACTtgtgatatatatataacaaaaAATAGCGAAAAGCAGAATTAAATCAGTAAATATACGATTTTTCAGTATACCCCTTTTTCATTCGGTAAAAAATTATCTTAttctcaaaataaaaaaaataaattaattatacattcatttgtaaaaaaaaaagattttaatgCTTAGCTGGGAAGTTTCAAGTTTATGCTTTACTTCattacatatatgtatttttattcaCGAACCCATATACCTTAAATAACTCATAGATCGATTTAAGCATCATAAATGTATATTTCGTCCGTCACAATATATTATTTACCTagtaaatatgtatataaataattacatATACTGATTAAagattttataatataaatattacccTTGGAAGTACATTTGTATAAATTGtaatgtttattatttttaactaGCAACACCATCCTTTATAATAGCTTACAACCCTCTTTTCCTGTTAATTAGACAAGCGCAACACAAAAGCAAATTGAAATGGATTGCtctacgttttttttttcaaaaaaaggtttttttataatttatttttaactttgtatttaaaaaaaaattatcttGTTTTCGAAATTTAACAACACAAAATAGacccaatttataaattaaaagttaagTGACTTTGATATATTTAATGATTTAATTAAGCATAAGACACAAGTAAAATTatgataataaaataaaaattgtttttattcaCATTCAAATAAATCTAAAGCAAACGGTGTAAAAAGAAACATGCGTTTTTATGCTAACTAATCTTTCAATAGAGTTTTTTGAAAAGGCCGACAAACGTAATACTGCAAATGATATTCCCTTTTCCTTTATTTCGCATAGTTGGCCTATGCAAAAGTGAATTTAATGTTTATTGATTTAAtgaagattaaatatttactaaGGAACATATACAAAAAATGCTTTTCATATAAGTAAAACGGCCTGTTATAAATAAACGTTAATTACATAGTACTGATTAGTTAAggcttttgcattttttattgttgacatcatcaaaaataaatgtattcgTAAAAATACTTCTACATTAAGGATACTATTTATAAGGTTATAGTTTAAATCTTTCAATGCAACACCTTAAACCCGTCAATGACTTGTTAGGAAGCCATACAttactattattatatataacctgtaaatatatttttatatctaTATGGAATAACATATTTCCATAATAATGAAATGACAAACATTTACCAACAATATTTCCGAATTATAATTATCCTTTACTTACATAGTacacataaacaaagaaacaaCATGTATGCGTATTCTTGAATGTAATTAACTTTAATAAGCTAGCcaggcaaaaataaatataaaatactaaatttaaaataccttTCCTTTTCATTAAATCTACCTAGATCTTGAATTGCTAATCATTATTACCTAAGGGGCGGTTCACATGTTACGTATCGCGGATTTCACGATAAATAAACCACCAcctaaaattataaaagccAATTTTTCCCctaaaaaaataacatttgtttatttaaatgtaaattaactAAAACGAACTaacttttttttcaaaacagAGTCCGTCTACCGTCTCTACAAAAAAATACGTATCTCCCCTTGTAACACATTGCAGAGGTTGCGTACGTTATGCAACTAGAAATCAAGAAGatacgctatagtcgagtgcctcgacttcCAGGTACCGGTTACTTTGAGGAAAACTTGTATTGATGCTTACGTACATTTTCCCCAAATTTTCGCCCGAAGAGATTTCTGTGACATACCGAATAAAGTGATTCTCAATAAATAGATATTGAccaataaaaatcaattaaaatataCTGTAATATCTCCTTAAAACCCTTATACTCAGGCTGTGGTTCTGAGTAGCCTTTGGTTCCTCGTTGAGCTCCGAATTCAGGTCCGCCTAGACAACAACTTCTGACCGAGGCATCATCCGTCCCATAGATGGCGGTTGGCACTCCAAGATTTCAACCACAAACATACCAGTCCCAAATAAGTGGAAAGGACATCGGAACTATCCCATGTCGTCCATTTCTCCGCGAAAGTTTACAAATGCCCTGTATATTTTATCCGGTAGTTGATCATCTAACTGGTCTTTCAGCCTCAAGAGACAGCAAGGAAATCCCAGAGGAAGTACCTGACTGCTTGTTGGCCACCACAAATTTGACAGCTTCAGGAGCGATCCTGATCCTTGATCATGGTGCTTGCGCGCAGCAATCGTCTCCTTGGTTATTTCCCTCTGAAGTTCACACGTACTTCGAGAACCAATTACTGAAACGCACTTGCCTAGCCAGGCAACCCACGAGGGGTAATTTCGTAGGAAAAATATTCGAAAAGCGACTCAGCGCAGCCATTGAAACGGCGGGAGGACTGTCGGTTTTGTAATGCGAACTCCGACGAGGTCTCCATAGAGGAATCGCTGGACTTCACTATCACCAGCTATTTGGCAGCTTAACTTGAGCTGGAGGACACGCTAACGGATGGATTTACAGTGCCGAGCTTTTCTGTTGGCACAGTATCTTGAACTTCAAATTTAGcttcaacaaattttttttaaaaaacggcaatatttaataattaaattatttttgtttcattGATTTATCTATTAAAactcatttttttaaattcaaaaaccaaTAAATAGCACTCTTGTTTTTATTAGGGGAGTATAGGGTATACTCAAGAACTGTtcgaacaaatatttttcaaaagtttaAAAGCAGAAAGTTGCTGACATTTAAGATCATATTCCTGTAAAAGATCGATGCTAAAATTCCAGCGGAGTTAAATTCAGCTCTTGGcgtaaacaaatattttttgcagatgtggaaaacaaaaaaattgtttttagtcTTCTTTATTTGTTTCTTTTCTACAGCCGATAAGAAAAGAAACAAAGAAAGATAAAATGTCagcaaataccaaaaaaaaaaatcttcataCCCTACAAAATGCTTGTCACGATACCCTTACAAGAAACTGTTGGAAATATAATGGTGCCACTTTCAAAAGACCCAATAGAAAAAATCACAAAGTACCAAGAAC encodes the following:
- the LOC119547262 gene encoding uncharacterized protein LOC119547262 gives rise to the protein MPKTNHNFRIKVKKRYSRKGFQHEYKREIERNLRGRCIRNSTPKTSASTVFYNHFFAPAALDICAYKTYSGSVECKTNAKLVMPRFMGSIFDSLLPQKMLSRQHHHVHFLFLLLIAINQISLSQSILLEELSSKDNRTSSQEKSIGNDNFSNSTGSNMISGTSPIVQKDYLEKLNNFERSVAAVLIKVAYGTTSTTKRSIPETSYSLGPTTVATPFLTTQRYPSVHKQHSVSGRQKNYELDLERDHALPTSAPNADILKSNNNPTYPNPNRHHSHDRDRHRNTVQYNSTPIPSIPNLLKKSNGGQLPTIPMYPGDIPSYSPPSRAFFTPPLPPEYQNPFADKPTLRGTNNEGLIAINRRPIPPPSLMPSQDRIPIRPPDLAGNSNDAIVNPLADLSYSNSGLDEKHSLESTVFHGTVSDVSTTDRKKALNTPARASGEDLLNEKTTRVKGQGSLEPGANDPIKRQEVLPNIRRILGSNGRNSDIPAVLLKQVTQRPIINMRNPPSSPIVLIEKSLTNEENSDADGSSMVSPNINQSKYQPGQLDYYDNANQTTGTTPSAAAAIGEVSATSFSYATTNAGQPGHTGKNTDAVKGLVPNLGDRDAVAASAAAASAHSTWTWAWNIHIYLSVVLFTILSVYSLYKLLTYNKLTHLFAQSYFVCIHLILIVTCIMRIFFLCFDAYNVHGSFNIFTSELLLNLPSTFLTVAFSVLILFLFLKSLNHKNNRYSALIRPLTVVVGCGVHVVLCITLHYVESYTLKNHHLYFQQQQQQQYFRRQHLHNQQGQGIATMSPSAILPPPPRVLTLICQIIYIFICLSLGLLYLYLYRILKRILRSKSQNYIHGYQNLSYAIHITIATALLFVLLAALQIFGAICISSSRQTNILDVDWLQWGYQFSLRLIEIAIITLISWVTGLKTSVGHDTLNAVSGDVRMVGSGPGPMGAYGQDGGSTNNAIREKHVGNGTGTHNSNVTNFFLPCTSSSSQEQFEGDYPAICNANTNLHTYTMRTGKLIYDDSYALNSIGPSATGSSNSRPCEYQLQEPMYQRPYDTGSIGSALNGQNVTDYGNKAQNYKQQHQSHQLHFHEQPTYMSTDYMTDAAPDHYENPNFNLRNTNSTKAEQMQKEMYDNNGVGSTSGSGSSQHQVVLLQNDNCYSEPLEQENKRYEFNIFERPVFKDKSAHNIQSNTECFEDRQKITNGRKCERKFAGNGTLERNFYENKNPERRSSNSTNSCSSSNGGGGGRYASYSSYERGFFNGVCKSGTLSSIAGGGITSGGAVPGRNLEVPIVSAGTQRIIANGAQTLGISDRDRAQYYQRASGRTSNLRSLQDGTGTDMFKSIPIRQHQLQQLSYNHNSEDEEEEEEDDIISGSNVECTNLINNDTGSVVIADDSAPASISINGKTSSYASAVATKNFSNDPLLHANVNAHAQLHIQNTGKLRSELCTASSASVASASSNSCTTSSASDSMLVADQGFLRFRSIEDQNSAQSGNNVEAERAVVSSLRLKSCSATVSGIDC